The DNA segment TGAAAGCCGTCGACGACATTTCGTTCGATATCGTCAAGGGCGAAACCTTCGCACTGGTCGGCGAGTCCGGTTCGGGAAAAACGACGGTGGCGCGGATGGTGGTCGGGTTGTTGCCACCGACTTCCGGCGACGTCTCCATCGACGGCGTCTCGATGGCCGATCCCCGCCAGTCGCAAGCGCGACTGCAATTGCGTCGCCGCATCCAGATGATTTTTCAGGACCCTTATGCCAGCCTCAATCCGCGGCTTCGGGTCGATGCCATCATCGCCGAGCCGATCCGCGCCTTCGACCTCCTGAAAAGTGAGCGTGACATTCGCGCCCGCGTCGGCGAATTGCTTGGACTGGTCGGCCTGCATGCCGACGACGGCTGGAAATTTCCGCACGAGTTTTCCGGCGGCCAGCGCCAGCGCGTCGCAATTGCGCGCGCACTTGCCTCCGAGGCCGAATTCATCGTTTGCGACGAGCCGACCTCGGCCCTCGACGTCTCGGTTCAGGCCCAGATCCTCAACCTGATGCGCGACCTGCAGGACAAGTTCGGCCTTACCTATCTCTTCATCAGCCACAACCTCGCCGTGGTCCGGCACATGGCGAGCCGCATCGGCGTGATGTATCTCGGCCGCGTGGTCGAGATCGCGGAAGCCCGCCAATTGTTCGATGCGCCGAAAATGCCCTACACGAAAATGCTGCTCGGCGCGGTTCCGGACCTTGCGATGTCGGGCCGCCAGCGCATCCCCGTAAAGGGGGAGATTCCGAACCCGATCAACCCGCCCTCGGGGTGTTCCTTCAATCCGCGCTGCCCGCTGGCCTTCGATCTTTGCCGCCGCGAGACACCAAGGCTGATCAACGGGGTGGCCTGCCATGCCGTAAACAGCCCCGCGGAAGCCGCAATCGGCGTATGATCACAATATCACAACCCTTCCGACGCTAGTTGGCAGAGCGCTCCGGCTGTGATCAATTGCGGCCCCGCTTATAAGAAAAGCCAAAAAGCACGGATAGCCATGAGCAATATCAATCCAGAACCGTTCACAACCCGCCCCGAAATCGAGGGCATGTTCGGCGTGGTAACCTCCACCCACTGGATTGCGACCGCGGTCGGCATGGGTATCCTGGAAAAAGGCGGCAACGCCTTCGACGCCGGCGTCGCCACGGCCTTCACGCTTCAGGTGGTCGAGCCGCATTTGAACGGTCCCGGCGGCGACGTGCCGATCATCGTTCATGACGTCAAACGTGGCCGCATCGAGGTGATCTGCGGCCAGGGCCCCGCCCCTGCCCGCGCCACTATCGCGCATTACCGAAGCGAGGGGCTCGAGATGGTGCCCGGCACCGGGCTGCTCGCGGCCTGTATTCCCGGAACCTTCGAGTCCTGGATGCTGTTGCTCCGCGACTACGGCACGATGCGGTTGCGCGACGTGCTGGAACCAGCGATCGCCTACGCCCGCGACGGCTATCCGTTCCTGGAACGCGCGGCCGCGACCATCCAGACCGTCGAGCAATTGTTCCGGAAATACTGGCACACGTCGGCTGCGGTCTATCTGCCGAACAACGAAGTGCCGAAGCCCGGGTCGATCTTCACCAACGCAACGCTCGCTGAAACCTATACGCGCATCCTGAAAGAGGCCGAGAGCGCCGGCGGCAATCGCGAGGCTCAGATCGAGGCGGCACGCAAGGCCTGGTCGAAAGGGTTCGTCGCGGAAGCCATCGACAAATTCTGCCGCACGCAGGAAGTGATGGATGTCTCGGGATCGCCGCACCGCGGCGTGCTGTCAGCCGACGACATGGCGAAGTGGGAGCCGACCATCGAAGCGCCGCTGACGTATGATTACGGCCGCTACACGGTGTGCAAGGCCGGTGTCTGGAGCCAGGGTCCGGTGATGCTCCAGCAGCTCGCACTGCTCAAGGGCTTCCAGCTCGACGGCCTCGATCCCACAGGCCCTGAATTCATCCATACCCAGATCGAATGCGCCAAGCTCGCTTATGCCGACCGCGAGAAGTTTTATGGCGATCCGAAGTTCTCCGAAATTCCGATCGCAACGCTGCTGTCGGATGCCTACAATGACGAACGGCGCAAGCTGATCTCCGAGAAGGCCTCACTCGACTTCATCCCCGGCTCGATCGAGGGATTTGGCGGTGTCGTCAAGCTGCGGCGTCAGGAAGGTCAACGCGAAGCGGTTGGCGCCATGGGCGCAGGCGAACCGACGGTCGGCCGCTTCGGCGAAGTCCGCGGCGACACCGTCCATTTCGACATCATCGACAAGGCCGGCAACATGATCTCGGCCACGCCTTCCGGCGGCTGGCTGCAATCTTCGCCCGTGATTCCCGAACTCGGCTTCTGCCTCGGCAGCCGCGCTCAGATGTTCTGGCTGGAGGAAGGCCACCCCGGATCGCTCGCGCCCGGCAAACGTCCACGCACCACGTTGTCGCCGACGATGGCCTTGCGCGACGGCGAGCCGTATCTGTCATGGGGTT comes from the Bradyrhizobium erythrophlei genome and includes:
- a CDS encoding ABC transporter ATP-binding protein, with translation MTEKPFVGVKNLRRVFDVSKPWLNRVLEGGHLEYLKAVDDISFDIVKGETFALVGESGSGKTTVARMVVGLLPPTSGDVSIDGVSMADPRQSQARLQLRRRIQMIFQDPYASLNPRLRVDAIIAEPIRAFDLLKSERDIRARVGELLGLVGLHADDGWKFPHEFSGGQRQRVAIARALASEAEFIVCDEPTSALDVSVQAQILNLMRDLQDKFGLTYLFISHNLAVVRHMASRIGVMYLGRVVEIAEARQLFDAPKMPYTKMLLGAVPDLAMSGRQRIPVKGEIPNPINPPSGCSFNPRCPLAFDLCRRETPRLINGVACHAVNSPAEAAIGV
- a CDS encoding gamma-glutamyltransferase family protein, yielding MSNINPEPFTTRPEIEGMFGVVTSTHWIATAVGMGILEKGGNAFDAGVATAFTLQVVEPHLNGPGGDVPIIVHDVKRGRIEVICGQGPAPARATIAHYRSEGLEMVPGTGLLAACIPGTFESWMLLLRDYGTMRLRDVLEPAIAYARDGYPFLERAAATIQTVEQLFRKYWHTSAAVYLPNNEVPKPGSIFTNATLAETYTRILKEAESAGGNREAQIEAARKAWSKGFVAEAIDKFCRTQEVMDVSGSPHRGVLSADDMAKWEPTIEAPLTYDYGRYTVCKAGVWSQGPVMLQQLALLKGFQLDGLDPTGPEFIHTQIECAKLAYADREKFYGDPKFSEIPIATLLSDAYNDERRKLISEKASLDFIPGSIEGFGGVVKLRRQEGQREAVGAMGAGEPTVGRFGEVRGDTVHFDIIDKAGNMISATPSGGWLQSSPVIPELGFCLGSRAQMFWLEEGHPGSLAPGKRPRTTLSPTMALRDGEPYLSWGSPGGDQQDQWITQFFLRHVHAKLNLQEAIDAPAWHSEHFPISFWPRTARPGVMVVENRVPKATIDNLRERGHIVEVGPDWSEGRLTAASKIGPRRRAAANARGMQGYAAGR